A window of Nicotiana sylvestris chromosome 8, ASM39365v2, whole genome shotgun sequence genomic DNA:
TAGGAACAGGGAGGTTTTGTGAAGGGCAGGAGCATAGTTGAGAACGTACTGTTAACTCAAGAAATCATTACGGATATTAGGTTGAGAACAAAAGCAGGCCCAAACGTTGTGATTAAGCTTGATATGGAAAAAGCTTACGATGGGCTATCATGGATATTCCTGACCAAAACACTAAGGAATGGGATTTCCTGAAGCTTTTATTGGATTGATCTTTGATTTGATTGGGAACAATTGGTACTCTGTGCTTATAAATGGTCAGCCTAATGGTTTCTTCAAATCATCAAGGGGAGTTAAATAGGGTGACCCTTTGTCACCAACTCTATTTATTCTAGCAGCAGAAGCACTTTCGCGGGGATTGAATTCACTTCACACTAACCTGTATTTCTGTGGATTTGGAATGCCAAAATGGAGCCCAAAAATAAATCATCTATCATACGCTGATGATACAATCATTTTCTGCTCATCTGATGAAACTTCGTTGAGACTTGTCGTGGAGGTTCTGCAAACTTATGAATCATCATCTGGTCAACTGGTGAACAAAACCAAATCAGTCACATATCTGCATCATTTAACGAATAATGAGGTGATTAACAATATGGAAAGTATTACAGGTATACGAAGACAATGTTTCCCTATGACCTATCTTGGCTGTCCTATTTTTTATGCAAGAAGAAGGGGAGACTATTACCAGGGATTAATCACCAAGGTTATGGACAAACTTCAGTCGTGGAAAGGCAAACTCCTATTTGTAGGAGGCAGAGCTGTTTTAATCACAAATGTCCTACAGAGTATCCCAATTCATATGTTGTCAGTAGTTAATCCTCCAAATTATGTGATCAACAAATTACATAGCATTTTTGCCAAGTTTTTCTGGAGAAACAATGTCGGAGGTAGCACTAGACATTGGGCGTCTTGGACTAACCTGTGTATGCCTTTTGACGAGGGAGGCATAGGCTTCAGGTCCCTGCATGACGTATCGAAGGCACTTTTCTGCAAATTGTGGTGGAATTTTAGGACTAAGCCCACTTTGTGGAGTGCATTTATTTGTCAAAAGTACTGCAAGAAATTAAATGCAGTAATTGTACCTTGTAAATGTGGATCCCGTGTGTAAAGAAAAATGCTAGAATGTAGGGATTTGATTGAGCATCAAATCTACTGGAAACTGAGAGTGGGATCAGCTCAATTCTGGTTCGATAATTGGACTGAGATGGGAGCCTTATATTTTCAGGTGCCTACAGAGTTTGGTATCGATGAGGATATTCATAATGTCAACGATCTGGCTGAAAATGGTATGTGGAATGTGGATAAAATTTTTGAGAGCTTACCTGAAGATCTGGCAAACCACATTGTGCAGAATATTAGACCACCAACTGAAAGTTCACAGTTAGATACTCCTTTCTGGATGCTTGAAACAAGGGGACATTTTACAGTAAAATCTGCATGGGATTACCTGCGAAGAAGAGCCAACCCAAAATTAGCTTACAAGATGATATGGGTGAAAGGTTTACCTTTCAAGATATATTTCTTCCTGTGGAAGGTGTGGAAAGCAAAACTGCCACTTGATGAATTCTTGCGTAAAATAGTATACTTCATGCCATCTAAATGTTGGTGTTGTGTTGATCCTAAGGAGGAGTCTTTAGTACATATGTTCTTCAAATCAAATGCAGCTAGAAGTGTTTGGAGATATTTCCTGAGGAGAGCAGGAATCGTATTAGATGGGTTGTCTTTACATCAAGCAATTACAAAGTGTTGGACAACACCAGTAGTGCCTAGATTGAAGCCAGTGTTACAAGCTTTACCTGCATGCATTGTATGGGAACTTTAGAAGAGAAGAAACAGTTTGAAATATGGAAAAGCAGTGTTAGTGAGCAGAGTTATTTACCAGGTGTCATCTACTTTGCAATTGCTGGTCAAACTGAAAAAGCTAGGACTACATGTGCCTCACAAGTGGCTAGACCTACTGACAATGATGGAGCAATACACACCTCGACTGAAATAAGATAAAGTGTTATGGGAATTTCCTTCAAGAGGATGGATCAAAGTGAATACGAATGGAGCATGTAGAGGAAACCCAGGGAGGAGTTCAATTGGTTACTGCATAAGGGATGTGGCAGGTGATTTGATAAATGTAGAAGGAAGGGAGATTTCTGAAGGAACCAACAATGAATCAGAAGCGGTAGCTATTGTGGAGGCATTGAATATGTGCAAAAATCTTAATTATTGCCGGATATGGCTGCAGACAGATTCTATGCTATTAAAGAACATTATAGAGGAATCATGGAAGCCTCCATGGTATATTACTGAACATGTAGAGGAGATTTTAAGACTGAAGGAACAAAATACCATCAAGGTCACACACATTTTTAGAGAAGGAAATACATTAGCAGACCATCTTGCCAATTACGCCCTCAATGAAGGAAATACGGAATGCCATGGTTTCTGGGATCTGGACTCAAAAGGAAGGAGGATTATTAACGAAGATAAGATGCAATGTCCTTACATAAGAGTGAAAGTTGCAAGGAATTAGGAGGAAAAGAGGATTCATTTTGTTATCACACTCGAATCATTCAGGAGGAGAGTTTGGATAGAAAATTTTTCGACTAACTTTGTTCACTTTTTTGCAGGTATTTCATCGAAGATAAAGCCTAATCTTATAATAGAATCTGAAATGGTGGTAGGAATGCTTTGCAGTCAATCCACTGGGAAGACATTAAAGATGGGCTTACGCACTTTCACAATATATCTCACATCAAAGGGAAGTAATGCAATAGCATGGGAAATAAGCTGAGCATGTATTTTTAAGAATTTTTCTAACGGTGCATTGTGGAATCAACTGATTCTTAAAAATCTTTTAATATGCACACATGGTTTAATGTGGAAGGCATGGCAGACAACAAAGGCTGTTGAGCAAAGGAATAACATGGAAAGGTGTAATACACATGGAAAGTTATCTAGGATACATAAAAGAATGCAATACTCTCGGATGATGGTACTATGGGATATAATTCTTTATGCTTCAGTTGTATATGGAGCTCACGTGCTTCTGGATTACCCAGCACAAAGTTGTCTCCATTGATCAGCTCAAGGAATCAAAAGGAGCGCAGCAAGGACAGAAGTTGCAGATCATGCACAGAACCAGATGACATTCACGCTTTCTACTATCCATCTTTATGCGATATTAACGAACGGATGCTGGAAGCTGGGGTGTGATCGAACAGGGAGGCTCGGCAGTCCCAAATGGAATTGCACGCCAAGAGTAAATCGAGCTCACATTCTTCTGGATTAACCAGCACAAAGTTGTCTCCATTGATCAGCTCAAGGAATCAAAAGGAGCGCAGCAAGGACAGAAGCTGCAGATCACGCACAGAACCAGATGACATGCATGCTTTCTACTGTCCATCTTTATTCGATATTGACGACCGAATGCTGGCAGCTGGGGCGTGATCGAACAGGGAGGCTCGGCAGTCCCAAATAGAATTACACGCCAAGAGTAAATCGAGAAGAGCATGCGAGGAACTAGTTAGGTCAAATGAGGGGAAACAAATTACATCATGCGTGtttgaaacaaaagagaaaacaAGTGTCGAAAAAAGCTGGAATTGATACAAACAACTGGGAATTTTTAATAGAAGGACGTTGCATTGTGCGCTGTAAAAGCCTTTCACAAGCACATTCTTCGATGCAGACTTGTATTACAAAGTTTAATAGCATTAATGTGATATCAATGTTGATTGCAAcactcaattttgataataggTTATTTGTTAAATTCaaactttatttcttttatttcgtAGGTTATCATGACATTGTATTTTGTCTTTTATCTTGTTATAAATAAAACTAACCCTAGGCGTTTGCCTAGCGGATTGAATAAAAAACAAGAAGTTTTTTGCGGAGATACTGGCCAAATACAGGAGAAAATGTGAAGACAACTCTTCAAGATGAAGTGTGTGTCATTCGACAGAAATGACATTGACAAGCATTTTCAAAAAAATGGCGAAGATATACTTTGAAATCGGAGGAGACATCAATCTAAAGAAAGCCTTTGTCTCTTCCCTTCCAAAGTTGTTGGCAAGCCGAACCACGACCATCATTGAAGAAAAGTTTCAGTCTATAACAATCCCACAAATTGTTTACATCAGGCAAACTATTTTTGTTGCATTGGATGACATTTGTACAAAGCGCTCAGCCCTAAAGCAAATTATCCAGTATAATCCAGCGCTTGACAAGGCATGCCGCAAATTTGATGTAATCACCAGATCAGGATGTTCCTACCACACATCCAGGCGAAGGAGAGAATTCAGGAGGTTTAGATGGCCAAGAATTCTAGACAGGAAATCAAGATCCAAGAGACGCACAAAATATTTCAGACGCAGAAGGCCAAAAAATTTTCACAAGAAGAATAGATGCTTTATTTGGCATAAGATTGGACATTTTGCAAAAAATTGTCCCCAATCAAGAAGATCTGTCAAACTCCTTGAAGATATTTAATATTACACTGGCATACATTATGGAAAAGAGGAGTACCTTCAATCCATATTCTCTTTGGATGATGAACCTAATGAAGAagctttattctctcttgatatctTTGAAGATCAAGGCAATGATCAATACCAAATTTCAGAACCAGTGATCGAAGCCTGAGAGGAGATCAACGCTCTCGTAGTTGTTCCTCAAGTAGAACTCAAAGTCTATTCATcgaaatgggataaaccaactcGAATTATTGCTTACATCGACAACGGAGCTGCTTCTTCACTTATAAATCTTGTTGTTCTCCCTGAAGATCAATGGGTACCACATTTTAAGGATTTTAGCACTGCATCAAATGCAATCTTGACCACAACTGTCATTACAAAGCACCCAATCACAATTTAGTGCTTTCCAGGGTTGAAGTACAAAACCAAGCTGCTAGGATCTGATGTACCAGGAAAGGATCTTATTATTGGATTCGACATTTACAGACAACTTAGAGATCAACTCCAGATTAAGACTAACGGGATAGCTTTTAAAAAGCAGTTCAGACCTTATTCtgagattccaaggctattccaaATCACCGACGACGAACAAATCAAAGAGATTGAGCAAAATCTCATTGAACATTCATGTGTTGAATCCCACAAATATTTCATGAAGAAAGGGAAACATCCGTTATGAAAAAACGAAGAGTTTTTTATCAAGCTCCCTttcaagaagaatgaaaatatcaatccAACAAAAGCTAGCCATTGAGGGATGAATCCAGACCATCTTCAGCTTGCAAAgaaagaatgtgaaatttttttGGAAATTGATCTAATAGAGCCATAAGATTCACAATAGGCATGCGAAGCTTTTTATGTCAACAAAAGAGATGAACAGACAAGAGGAAAATTCAGTGATACATTGGAGGAACATATCAACTTGCTTCGTCAATTTGAGGCATTGGTAACACAGTACGGGATCATGCTTTCTgcaaaaaagatggttcttgTTCAAAAGGAGATCAATTTTCTCGGAATGCATTTTGTCCAAGGTGAATACAGTATAGGACAACATATATGTCAAGAATTACTCAAATTTCCAGATACCAACTTCACAACAAAGCAGATCCAACAGTTCTTGGGGATAGTAAATTATGTAagagatttcatcccaaatatctcTACATACATTTCACCGATCACAGAAATGCTCAAGAAAAATGCTCCATCATGGGGAGAGAAACAGGATGAGGCAGTCAGAAAAATATATCTAAAAATGTCAAGTCTCTCTACATACCTTCAAATGGAAAAATGATACTGCAAACTGATGTCAGCCATGAATATTGGAGTGTTGTTCTATTTGAAGAAAAAATGGCCAGAGGAAAATATGCGGATACGCCAGTGGAAAGTTTAAAGATGCCGAGCAACATAATCACTCCACTTTCAAGGAAATTCTTGCAGTAAAGAATGGAATCAAGAAATTCAATTTCTTCCTTATCCATACAGAATTTCTAATATAGATGAATATGAAGGCCTTCCCAAAGATGATCCagataaattcaaaaattatctGGATTCCAGACAGGAAATCAAGGTCCAAGAGACGCACAAAATATTTCAGACGCAGAACGCCAGGAAATTTTCACAAGAACAACAGATGCTTTATTTGCCATAATATTGGACATTTTGCAAAATATTGTCCCCAATCAAGATCCCAAAGGCAGTGTCCCGTAAAGGGGCATTTGAACCACTGAgtcctttttccttctttgtcaaaattttgacacTAGTCGTGTTCTTCCATGATGCTTTGTATATTCCAAAAGAACTCTCCATCAGGTTCAGGGTATGTATCTGTTGTATATTTGGGTTGAATCATTTGTCGAGAATTACTCAAATTTTCGGATACCAACCTCACAACAAAGCAGATCCAACAATTCTTGGGCATAGTAAATTATATGagagatttcatcccaaatatctcTACATACATTTCTCCACTCACACAGATGCTCAAGAAAAATTCTCCACTATGGGGAAGAAACAAGACGAAGCAGTCAAGGAAATAAAAGAGATTTCTAAAAATGTCAAGTCCCTCTATATCCCTTCATATGGAAAGAAGATATTGCAAACTGATGCCGGCATTGAATATTGGAGTGttgttttatttgaaaaaaaaagatggCAAGAGGAAAATATGCGGATACGCCAGTGGAAAGTTCAAAGATGCCGAGCAACATTATCACTCCACTCTCAAGGAAATTCTTGCATTAATAATGGAATCAAGAAATTCAATTTCAATAACCCATAAGGGAcggcttgccaagctacacaaacaGTTAATTTGTTAATAGTCGcaaaagttttcctacaaagAGGTTGACTTCAACAACCCATAAAGGGACAgtttgccaagctacacaactcAGAAAACTCTTATACTATAACCAACGTTAGCTGTTTATAACTCGGAAAACTTTTGTACTATAATAAGCTAACTTTCAAAGAGTATTCTTACTATATTTTCATACATGGACCGGCCTTTCCATCCAttcgaaagaaagaacaaaagggaaatttagaaagcactcatatgtaatatatcacaaaagatttacaaaggttTACAAGATGATCTTCCAACTACTACAAGGCCTCCTTTATATAGGACTAGGAGGTTATTACAAGACAAACTTGCATAATAAAATAAACCTATATTACATGACAAACTTATCTACATGTGGGTTCTTCTTGGCATGTGAAGGACTTTAGGCAAAACCACTAAAAACACCTGAAAACATGTGAAATGGATGAAATATACATGGTGTAGTATGTGAAAGTATGAGGGATCATGTGACGCCATGTGAAAGTATTGTGTTTCATGTGACGAAGCATGTAAAGGCATGTGGAAGCATGTGAAAGCAAGTGGAAGTGGGGCCCGGATAGTATGGAAAGATGTGGGAATTTGTCTTGGCATGGGTAGgatatttttagggttttttggtagGTAATGCAGGATTATGGTGGGATTAGCAGGGATTTAGATAATTATCCTTCATTAATTCTAGGGTTGTCTTCTAGGCATCTTTTCAAAGACCTGGTGTAGTAATGCTTGGAACTTGACGGTCCTTCTCCACTATGTTCTTTCTCCTTTGGATTGATAGATGTAATCCGCAACTTTAATCTGGAAATGTCATGAGTGATCTTTTCTCGGATAACTTCGTATGGGGTTTGATATTTTTTTGCTTCTTCCCGGACTCTTTCCTAGTGAGGATGAGTGTTGGTATAATTCCAGCTTGCGTAATCTTTTGGCCATATCTCTCCCGGGATGCACCTATTTTGGTGGAAAAGGATTCTTTGTGCTTCGCTATATTCTTCCTCCTTTGATAAAATGGACACGGGAAATTTCCACCAAAATGATGCCTCTGTTTGTGCCTGGACTTTTCCATTAATGATATTCACTGGCCTATGGAACATGAATATCT
This region includes:
- the LOC138875021 gene encoding uncharacterized protein, whose protein sequence is MLECRDLIEHQIYWKLRVGSAQFWFDNWTEMGALYFQVPTEFGIDEDIHNVNDLAENGMWNVDKIFESLPEDLANHIVQNIRPPTESSQLDTPFWMLETRGHFTVKSAWDYLRRRANPKLAYKMIWVKGLPFKIYFFLWKVWKAKLPLDEFLRKIVYFMPSKCWCCVDPKEESLVHMFFKSNAARKEKKQFEIWKSSVSEQSYLPGVIYFAIAGQTEKARTTCDLINVEGREISEGTNNESEAVAIVEALNMCKNLNYCRIWLQTDSMLLKNIIEESWKPPWYITEHVEEILRLKEQNTIKVTHIFREGNTLADHLANYALNEGNTECHGFWDLDSKGRRIINEDKMQCISSKIKPNLIIESEMVVGMLCSQSTGKTLKMGLRTFTIYLTSKGSNAIAWEIS